A window from Mesorhizobium sp. WSM2240 encodes these proteins:
- a CDS encoding TRAP transporter small permease yields the protein MTRVLDVVHNVLKVTLALLVAGLLIPVTAQILSRFIDVVPRYIWTEEIARFCFVWMIMVGAMCAVRDGTHFDLEVLPESSNPKIEAAKRIFVHVMVLVVAFIFMWYGWHLMLFGWYQKSEIAALPMNWMFGAWPLCGIIFTLFIVEKIAREMAIIRGKAA from the coding sequence ATGACACGCGTACTCGACGTCGTCCATAACGTCCTGAAGGTCACGCTCGCCCTGCTCGTTGCGGGCCTGCTCATCCCGGTCACCGCACAGATCCTTTCCCGATTCATCGACGTCGTGCCACGCTACATCTGGACCGAGGAGATCGCCCGGTTCTGCTTCGTCTGGATGATCATGGTCGGAGCTATGTGCGCAGTGCGCGACGGCACGCATTTCGATCTGGAGGTTCTGCCGGAATCGTCCAATCCGAAGATAGAGGCCGCCAAGCGCATTTTCGTCCATGTCATGGTCCTCGTCGTCGCCTTCATATTCATGTGGTACGGCTGGCATCTGATGCTGTTCGGCTGGTATCAGAAGTCCGAGATCGCGGCCCTGCCGATGAACTGGATGTTCGGCGCCTGGCCGCTCTGCGGGATCATCTTCACGCTGTTCATTGTCGAGAAGATTGCCAGGGAAATGGCGATAATCCGCGGGAAAGCCGCATGA